A section of the Desulfurispora thermophila DSM 16022 genome encodes:
- a CDS encoding MinD/ParA family protein — protein MAISSGKGGVGKTNLTVNLALALAELGKKVIIFDADLGLANAQVLLGVAPALSMYDCLYGGRSIEEVIYPVTRGIWLVSGGSGIVELANLDQERRQHLVRAIDYLESAADYLLLDTGAGISKEVLGFVAAAREVIIVLTPEPTSLTDAYSLIKIIDRFHLHNQVYIVVNRAQDQNEARQTVARLEKVINQFLTLKTLPLGFVLDDRTVGRAVKQQKPVYLLAPQSSAAICFKEIAARLDGQKTGQLDMPVLERGAGGFVRKLLRLFG, from the coding sequence GTGGCCATATCCAGCGGTAAAGGGGGCGTGGGCAAAACCAACCTTACAGTCAACCTGGCCCTGGCCTTGGCTGAGCTGGGAAAAAAAGTGATTATTTTTGATGCCGACCTGGGCTTGGCCAATGCCCAGGTGCTGTTGGGCGTGGCCCCGGCTTTGAGCATGTACGATTGCCTGTATGGCGGCCGGAGCATTGAGGAAGTTATCTACCCTGTCACCAGGGGCATCTGGCTGGTATCCGGCGGTTCCGGCATTGTGGAACTGGCCAATCTGGACCAGGAGCGCAGGCAGCATTTGGTCCGGGCGATTGATTATCTGGAATCGGCAGCCGATTACCTGCTTTTGGATACCGGGGCCGGCATCAGCAAAGAAGTGCTGGGGTTTGTGGCGGCGGCCCGCGAGGTGATCATAGTGCTCACTCCCGAACCTACATCCTTGACCGATGCTTACAGCCTGATCAAAATCATTGACCGTTTTCATCTGCACAACCAGGTTTATATCGTGGTCAACCGGGCCCAGGACCAGAATGAAGCCAGGCAAACCGTGGCGCGGCTGGAAAAAGTGATCAACCAGTTTTTAACCTTGAAAACGCTGCCGCTGGGCTTTGTTTTGGACGACCGGACGGTGGGGCGGGCCGTAAAACAGCAAAAACCCGTTTACCTGCTGGCCCCCCAGAGCAGCGCGGCCATATGTTTTAAGGAAATTGCCGCCCGTTTGGACGGCCAGAAGACGGGACAACTGGACATGCCGGTGCTGGAGCGGGGGGCGGGTGGCTTTGTTCGCAAACTGCTGCGCCTTTTCGGTTAG
- a CDS encoding sigma-70 family RNA polymerase sigma factor, translating into MNAAELRECWQQYRVTRQPDLRNQLVLHYLWLVRHIAGRLAVRLPPGVSAEDLENCGIIGLIEAVEKFDPGLGKDFAAYAYARVRGAMLDEMRRMSWLPRSAWQKLTRWQEQKQKLMQEEGTSFSEPEIASRLQISAEEYQRLQALQEQSCIVSLDEPVLSSDGSTLHLGEILAAEDGGEPLASLLAEVEVLELAQAVRSLPEKDQLLLSLYYQQKLTLKEVGAVLGISESRVCQLHGRALRRLRQILQERLV; encoded by the coding sequence GTGAATGCGGCAGAATTGCGCGAATGCTGGCAACAGTACAGGGTGACCAGGCAACCCGACCTGCGCAATCAACTGGTGTTGCATTACCTGTGGCTGGTCAGGCACATTGCCGGACGTCTGGCTGTAAGGCTGCCGCCCGGTGTCAGCGCCGAGGATTTAGAAAATTGTGGAATTATAGGTCTGATTGAAGCGGTAGAAAAATTCGATCCCGGTTTGGGAAAGGATTTTGCCGCTTATGCCTACGCCCGGGTGCGAGGAGCCATGCTGGATGAAATGCGGCGCATGAGCTGGTTGCCCCGTTCCGCCTGGCAAAAGCTCACCCGCTGGCAGGAACAAAAGCAAAAGCTTATGCAGGAGGAAGGTACCAGTTTCAGTGAGCCGGAAATTGCCTCCCGTTTGCAAATCAGTGCGGAAGAATACCAGCGCTTGCAAGCGCTGCAGGAACAGTCCTGCATAGTATCTCTGGATGAACCGGTGCTGTCCTCCGATGGTAGTACCCTGCACCTGGGAGAGATACTGGCGGCGGAAGATGGCGGCGAGCCTCTGGCTTCCCTGCTGGCGGAAGTGGAAGTCCTGGAGCTGGCACAGGCCGTCAGATCCCTGCCGGAAAAGGACCAACTGCTGCTTTCACTGTATTACCAGCAGAAGTTGACACTAAAAGAGGTTGGTGCGGTTTTGGGCATCAGCGAGTCCCGTGTTTGCCAGCTGCACGGCAGGGCCTTGAGGCGCCTGCGGCAAATCTTACAAGAGAGGTTGGTTTGA
- a CDS encoding flagellar hook-basal body protein: MLRGIYSSLAGLGVQQARLELISNNLANASTPGFKQQQVEVQPFARYLLLAMGGSQAPGLPVSRRKLGEVAYGAAVAAVHTDWSPGLLQETGRYTDLAITGRGYFTVQVSDGRNTYQCYTRAGSFKVNEQGYLVDMQGNLLLAEDGPLQVGEGRFTVYGDGTVETADGQRRKLRLVEFAAPELLRRQGNNYFITDQSPLPAQQPGVKQGFLEKANVDVVAQSAGLMELVRAYEAGQRIIQVHDELLNTAINQIGVIK, from the coding sequence ATGCTGCGGGGAATATACAGTTCGCTGGCCGGGTTGGGCGTACAGCAGGCCAGGCTGGAACTGATCAGCAATAACCTGGCCAATGCTTCCACGCCCGGCTTCAAACAGCAGCAGGTTGAAGTACAACCTTTTGCCCGTTATTTGCTTCTGGCCATGGGTGGCAGTCAGGCTCCTGGTTTGCCCGTCTCCAGAAGAAAGCTGGGGGAAGTGGCTTATGGCGCGGCGGTTGCCGCCGTGCATACGGATTGGAGCCCGGGTTTGTTGCAGGAGACCGGCCGGTATACCGATTTGGCCATCACCGGGCGGGGATATTTCACGGTTCAGGTGAGTGATGGTCGCAACACCTACCAGTGTTATACAAGGGCGGGAAGTTTCAAAGTAAATGAGCAGGGATACCTGGTGGATATGCAGGGAAATTTGCTCCTGGCGGAAGATGGACCGCTACAGGTGGGCGAGGGCAGGTTTACTGTTTACGGCGACGGAACAGTGGAAACAGCCGATGGTCAAAGGCGAAAGCTGCGTCTGGTGGAGTTCGCCGCACCGGAGCTGCTGCGCAGACAGGGAAATAATTACTTTATTACCGATCAGTCACCCCTGCCTGCGCAACAACCGGGTGTCAAACAGGGGTTTCTGGAAAAGGCTAATGTGGATGTGGTGGCGCAGTCGGCCGGGCTCATGGAACTGGTACGGGCCTACGAGGCGGGACAGAGAATCATCCAGGTTCACGATGAGCTGCTGAATACGGCCATCAACCAGATTGGGGTGATCAAGTAG
- a CDS encoding flagellar hook-basal body protein — MLGVMRVSSSGLAAQQQAMDVIANNVANVNTVGFKAASASFADALYVPLAAQRLPNRPQSERQMYLGGGALVQAVQHLWTDGAIVETGRNLDVAIAGPGFLAVQAGEGQIAYTRNGSLTLDSQGRLCDSQGRPLLPEITVPVGRQVEIDERGAVWAVDGQGQREQIGQIQLTVFKDPQALENQGENLYLATPAAGEPVELAPGEEGAGNIVPASLEMSNVDLVQQMAGLIEVQRAYQLSARCLKTADELWNMANNLRK, encoded by the coding sequence ATGCTGGGTGTGATGCGCGTGAGCTCTTCTGGCCTGGCGGCCCAACAACAGGCAATGGACGTAATCGCCAACAATGTGGCCAATGTGAACACGGTAGGATTTAAAGCTGCCTCGGCCAGCTTTGCCGATGCTCTGTACGTTCCTCTGGCTGCCCAGCGCCTGCCCAACCGGCCGCAGAGTGAAAGGCAAATGTATCTGGGTGGGGGTGCTCTGGTGCAGGCCGTGCAACACCTCTGGACCGATGGGGCAATTGTGGAAACCGGACGCAACCTGGATGTGGCCATTGCCGGGCCGGGCTTTCTGGCCGTGCAGGCAGGGGAAGGCCAGATTGCTTATACCAGAAATGGTAGTTTAACCCTGGATAGCCAGGGCCGCCTCTGCGATAGCCAGGGTCGACCCCTGCTACCCGAAATAACCGTTCCGGTGGGACGTCAGGTGGAAATTGATGAGCGGGGGGCGGTTTGGGCTGTGGATGGCCAGGGGCAGCGGGAACAAATCGGGCAAATCCAATTGACGGTATTTAAAGATCCGCAGGCGCTGGAAAATCAGGGAGAAAATCTTTACCTGGCTACCCCGGCGGCCGGAGAGCCGGTGGAGCTGGCACCAGGCGAGGAAGGAGCCGGCAACATTGTCCCCGCCAGCCTGGAAATGTCCAATGTGGATCTGGTGCAACAGATGGCCGGCCTGATTGAAGTGCAACGGGCCTACCAGTTGAGCGCCCGCTGTTTGAAAACGGCCGATGAACTATGGAATATGGCCAATAATTTGCGCAAGTAG
- a CDS encoding chemotaxis protein CheD encodes MELSKKELEIQVGIADYKVATQPKKLITLGLGSCVGVSLYDPQEKIAGLLHIMLPDSRQFSNVTKPAKFADLGIPLMIEEMQKIGAKLQRLRAKLVGGAQMFSGLDDKMTLNIGQRNTEKAREILAKYGIPVVAEDVGGNRGRTMIVDTLTGDVTIRTLGNKLKVI; translated from the coding sequence ATGGAGCTGAGCAAGAAGGAACTGGAGATTCAGGTGGGCATTGCCGATTATAAAGTTGCCACCCAGCCCAAAAAATTGATTACTCTGGGATTGGGCTCCTGTGTGGGTGTCAGCCTCTACGACCCCCAGGAAAAAATTGCCGGACTGTTGCACATAATGTTGCCGGACAGCAGGCAGTTCAGCAATGTCACCAAGCCGGCCAAATTTGCCGACCTGGGTATTCCACTTATGATTGAGGAAATGCAGAAGATAGGTGCCAAGCTGCAGAGGCTCAGGGCCAAGCTGGTGGGCGGTGCGCAGATGTTTTCCGGCCTGGATGACAAAATGACCTTGAACATCGGTCAGCGCAATACGGAGAAGGCGCGGGAAATACTGGCCAAATACGGCATTCCTGTTGTGGCTGAAGATGTGGGGGGTAACCGGGGCCGGACCATGATTGTGGATACGTTGACCGGTGATGTGACTATTCGCACTCTGGGAAATAAACTAAAGGTGATTTGA
- a CDS encoding CheR family methyltransferase, with the protein MDFNAFRQRVLQTFRLDLTSYKENQLKRRLDNLLVRRKLGGYQQLFDQISRDRQAYEEFLDYLTINVSEFFRDPQRWQELEQNVLPDLLRRFGQLKIWSAACSIGAEPYSVAILLEELSPGKKHIIHATDLDKSILQQAQKGIYNADAVRHVSPERLSRYFHQQGNNYIIKEQIKSKVQYAQHDLLADKYDAGYHLILCRNVTIYFTRQAQDKINRQFSRSLLPGGVLFIGGSEMIFNYQDLGLEKMTPCFYRKSARRG; encoded by the coding sequence ATGGATTTCAATGCTTTTCGCCAGCGGGTGCTGCAGACCTTCCGGCTGGATCTGACCAGTTATAAGGAAAATCAGCTAAAGCGCCGCCTGGATAACTTGCTGGTGCGCCGTAAGCTGGGCGGTTACCAGCAGCTGTTTGACCAGATCAGCCGCGACCGGCAGGCCTATGAGGAATTTCTGGACTACTTAACCATCAATGTTTCCGAATTCTTTCGCGATCCCCAGCGCTGGCAGGAGCTGGAGCAAAATGTTTTGCCCGATCTGCTGCGCCGGTTTGGCCAGTTAAAGATTTGGAGTGCCGCCTGTTCCATTGGTGCCGAGCCTTACTCTGTGGCCATATTGCTGGAAGAGTTGTCTCCAGGGAAAAAACATATTATCCATGCCACAGATTTGGATAAAAGCATTTTGCAACAGGCACAAAAGGGAATCTACAATGCCGATGCCGTACGCCATGTCTCGCCCGAGCGCCTGTCCAGGTATTTTCACCAGCAGGGAAATAATTATATAATCAAAGAACAGATTAAAAGCAAAGTGCAATATGCGCAACATGATTTGCTGGCCGACAAATACGATGCGGGTTATCATTTAATTCTCTGCCGCAATGTGACCATCTATTTCACCCGGCAGGCCCAGGACAAAATAAACCGGCAATTTTCCCGGTCGCTGCTGCCGGGTGGAGTGCTGTTCATCGGTGGCAGTGAGATGATCTTCAATTATCAGGATCTGGGTCTGGAAAAAATGACCCCGTGTTTTTACCGGAAGTCAGCCAGGAGAGGATGA
- a CDS encoding chemotaxis protein CheC: MNDYPELSEMHLDALREISNIGMGNAVTALAQLVNRRIDMKVPRAQFMPFEETIALVGGLEEEVACVSLRILGDVLGTVLFIFNGDSARQLVDLLMGLPPGTTVELDEIGQSAVKEIGNLLTGAFINALSQLTMLNMITTVPMFAMDMLGAVVADLMIASGRVEDNVLVIGTDLVHEEDTVINGHFFLLTDPGAIDKLFAALGLA; encoded by the coding sequence ATGAACGACTATCCGGAATTATCCGAAATGCACCTGGACGCCCTGCGGGAAATCAGCAATATTGGCATGGGCAATGCGGTGACCGCGCTGGCCCAGCTGGTGAACAGACGCATTGATATGAAAGTGCCCCGGGCGCAGTTCATGCCCTTTGAGGAGACCATCGCCCTGGTGGGGGGGCTGGAAGAGGAAGTAGCCTGTGTCAGCCTGCGCATTCTGGGTGATGTGCTGGGGACAGTATTGTTTATTTTCAACGGTGACAGCGCCCGCCAGCTGGTGGATTTGCTCATGGGTTTACCTCCCGGCACGACAGTTGAGCTGGACGAAATAGGCCAGTCCGCAGTGAAAGAAATTGGCAATTTGTTAACCGGAGCCTTTATTAACGCCCTGTCCCAGCTGACCATGCTGAATATGATCACTACCGTGCCCATGTTTGCCATGGACATGCTGGGGGCGGTAGTGGCCGATTTGATGATTGCCAGCGGCCGGGTGGAGGATAACGTGCTTGTCATCGGCACCGACCTGGTGCACGAAGAGGATACGGTGATCAACGGTCACTTTTTTCTGCTGACCGATCCCGGTGCAATTGATAAATTGTTCGCAGCTCTTGGTTTGGCGTGA
- a CDS encoding response regulator — MGKRILIVDDAAFMRMMIKNIVVKNGYEVVGEAENGKQAVQMYAELKPDLVTMDITMPEMDGIEGVKAIRALDPNANIIMCSAMGQQAMVMEAIQAGAKDFIVKPFQQDRLLQAIERVLARK, encoded by the coding sequence TTGGGTAAGCGGATCTTGATTGTTGATGACGCGGCATTTATGCGCATGATGATTAAAAATATCGTTGTAAAAAATGGTTATGAAGTAGTGGGGGAAGCGGAAAACGGCAAACAAGCGGTGCAGATGTATGCCGAACTCAAGCCCGACCTGGTGACCATGGACATTACCATGCCCGAGATGGACGGTATTGAAGGAGTGAAGGCTATTCGAGCCCTGGATCCCAATGCCAATATTATCATGTGCAGTGCCATGGGGCAGCAAGCCATGGTCATGGAGGCCATTCAGGCCGGAGCCAAGGATTTTATTGTCAAACCGTTTCAACAGGACCGGCTGCTACAGGCCATTGAGCGCGTACTGGCCAGAAAATAA
- the fliM gene encoding flagellar motor switch protein FliM, translating into MQEVLSQSEIDQLLEALTSGKLQPEEAQQAVSAPASKPYDFRRPNKFSREHLRTLEMVHQNFARLLSSFLSGYLRAPVSIELVSVGQLIFDEFIRSIPTPTVMSVFNLAPLEGQAILEAGTPVILPMLDLVFGGPGSPTDIMRELTDIEVTVVRRLLGRVLEHLSQAWSDLFPVEASIDAIESNPRMSQVLAPNEIIALITLNVSINDEQRGLLNLCLPYVLLEPVISHLSVRQQFLRKSRQPKPEEVHWLKHWLGFSPLELSVILGESQISIREFLQLQEGDVLVLDRLINQDLDLYIEGELKFGVQPGRVRDHLAVQVVALKEGGDRIE; encoded by the coding sequence TTGCAGGAAGTACTCTCACAATCGGAAATTGACCAGCTTTTGGAAGCACTCACTTCCGGCAAGCTGCAGCCAGAGGAAGCCCAGCAAGCGGTATCGGCACCGGCCAGCAAGCCTTACGACTTTCGCCGTCCGAACAAATTTTCCCGTGAGCATCTGCGCACCCTGGAAATGGTGCACCAGAATTTCGCCCGGCTTTTGTCCAGCTTTCTTTCCGGTTATTTGCGCGCGCCTGTATCCATAGAGCTGGTTTCGGTGGGGCAATTGATTTTTGACGAATTTATCCGTTCTATACCCACACCCACCGTAATGAGTGTTTTCAACCTGGCTCCCCTGGAAGGACAGGCCATTCTGGAGGCTGGAACACCCGTCATTTTGCCCATGCTGGATCTGGTATTTGGCGGGCCGGGTTCGCCGACGGATATTATGCGAGAACTCACTGATATTGAAGTCACAGTGGTGCGGCGTTTGCTTGGCCGGGTGCTGGAGCACCTGTCCCAGGCCTGGAGCGATCTGTTCCCTGTGGAGGCCAGCATTGACGCAATTGAATCCAACCCGCGCATGAGCCAGGTTCTGGCACCCAATGAGATTATCGCGCTGATCACTTTGAATGTTTCCATCAACGATGAGCAAAGGGGTCTGCTCAACTTATGTTTGCCTTATGTGTTGCTGGAGCCGGTAATCTCTCACCTTTCGGTGCGGCAGCAGTTTTTGCGCAAATCGCGTCAACCAAAGCCCGAGGAGGTGCACTGGCTCAAGCATTGGTTGGGTTTTTCGCCTCTCGAACTGTCTGTCATCCTGGGGGAGTCGCAGATCAGCATTCGGGAGTTCTTGCAGCTGCAGGAAGGCGATGTGTTGGTGCTGGATCGCCTGATCAACCAGGATCTTGACCTGTATATAGAAGGTGAACTGAAATTTGGTGTGCAACCCGGACGGGTGCGGGACCACCTGGCGGTGCAGGTTGTGGCCCTGAAGGAGGGAGGGGATAGAATTGAATGA
- the fliY gene encoding flagellar motor switch phosphatase FliY: protein MNDNKILDQAEIDALLRAAAEGLAPAGEPEQPLPEGTPGTGDASAAGMVAGDGEPVMLTPDGGNNYQNILSPEEKDALGEVGNISMGSAATTLSQLLNQKVVITSPRVHIYTQRQLFASFQIPYILIQVEFTEGLQGFNVLVIKMHDAMIIADLMMGGSGAVEMTGEIGELELSAASEAMNQMIGTASTSLANMFGQAINIAPPNSIVLREEDKDQLVLPVGDPVVVVSFQMKIGDLVDTELMQIMSLETARKQAALLMAYLSGGPVVTGDAPAQAVADNVKQQLGGEIYGDGLQLPPEQNVDTAKEQAAPARDPATGLGPVAAQTPPARPAAGYAASGLLTPEEQRKLELLLDVPLKVSVVLGRTRRPIREVLNLTPGAIVELNSLVDEPVEVLVNGTLVARGEVVVVNENFGVRLTTIISPEERLRQLTG from the coding sequence TTGAATGACAACAAGATTTTGGATCAGGCCGAAATTGATGCCCTGTTAAGAGCAGCAGCAGAGGGCCTGGCTCCGGCGGGCGAGCCGGAGCAGCCTCTCCCGGAAGGCACTCCCGGTACCGGCGACGCAAGCGCTGCAGGTATGGTTGCTGGTGACGGCGAACCGGTTATGCTTACGCCCGATGGGGGTAATAATTATCAGAACATACTTTCACCAGAGGAAAAAGACGCCCTGGGGGAAGTGGGCAATATCTCCATGGGTTCGGCTGCTACCACACTGTCCCAGCTTTTGAACCAGAAGGTTGTAATCACCAGCCCCCGTGTACATATATATACCCAGAGACAACTGTTTGCCAGTTTTCAGATACCCTACATCCTGATTCAGGTGGAATTTACGGAAGGACTGCAGGGCTTTAACGTGCTGGTGATCAAGATGCACGATGCCATGATCATTGCCGACCTGATGATGGGCGGCAGTGGGGCAGTGGAGATGACGGGCGAGATTGGCGAACTGGAACTGAGCGCTGCTTCCGAAGCCATGAACCAGATGATCGGCACCGCTTCCACCTCACTGGCCAATATGTTTGGTCAGGCGATAAACATTGCGCCACCCAACAGTATAGTTTTGCGGGAAGAGGATAAAGATCAACTTGTGCTGCCAGTGGGGGATCCGGTGGTGGTGGTATCCTTCCAGATGAAAATTGGCGATCTGGTGGATACCGAGCTGATGCAGATCATGAGTCTGGAAACCGCCCGCAAACAGGCCGCTTTGCTCATGGCCTATTTGAGTGGCGGACCGGTAGTGACAGGTGATGCACCTGCTCAGGCCGTGGCTGACAATGTCAAGCAGCAACTGGGCGGGGAAATTTACGGAGACGGCCTGCAGTTGCCACCCGAGCAAAACGTGGATACGGCGAAAGAGCAGGCCGCCCCGGCGCGTGATCCGGCCACCGGCCTGGGGCCGGTGGCCGCCCAAACACCTCCGGCCCGGCCTGCGGCCGGTTACGCAGCGTCCGGTCTGCTCACTCCCGAGGAGCAGCGCAAGCTGGAACTTTTGCTGGATGTGCCGCTCAAGGTTAGTGTAGTGCTGGGGCGTACCAGGCGGCCCATTCGCGAAGTGCTCAACCTGACCCCGGGAGCGATTGTGGAGCTCAATTCTCTGGTGGATGAACCGGTGGAAGTGCTGGTCAACGGCACGCTGGTGGCGCGGGGCGAGGTCGTAGTAGTAAATGAAAACTTCGGCGTGCGGCTGACCACCATCATCAGTCCGGAGGAAAGATTGCGCCAGCTAACAGGTTAA
- a CDS encoding DUF1015 domain-containing protein encodes MATVQPLYGLRYHPQHVRNMADVITPPYDVIDAAAQEAFYRRHPYNIIRLEYGKQYSEDSPQNNRYTRAAADFAAWQRQGVLQPDAPAVYIYHQHYPLGQETRVRKGIVCAVKLEPYEKGIVLPHEETLPKHKADRLALMQACRANFSPIFALYDDAACRLEQLAEARITGLEPCLDFIDEQEQRHQLWAVSDPGILHEIAAIFAPLKVYIADGHHRYETALHYAHLRRQEENVSPDQLAPYDFVMMTLVNMHDPGLVVLPTHRLVRNVENFDLELFLNAIREHFAVEEYAVSQYPGGLPAFLQQMNAVLARSSESRHPHIFGLYAGRDRLFKLQLKDDVDLEGLLPPGHCPAWKQLDVAILHSLVLEKRLGIGRQQREGENFLTYTRQEEEALQLVDNGTYQMVFFLNPTLVGEVMAVAAAGDKMPQKSTYFYPKMPTGLVINKL; translated from the coding sequence ATGGCCACTGTCCAGCCTTTATACGGCCTGCGTTACCATCCCCAGCATGTTCGTAACATGGCCGACGTAATTACCCCACCCTACGATGTGATTGATGCGGCGGCCCAGGAAGCTTTTTACCGGCGCCACCCCTATAACATCATCCGCCTGGAATATGGCAAGCAATACAGTGAGGATAGCCCGCAAAACAACCGCTATACGCGCGCAGCAGCAGATTTTGCCGCCTGGCAGAGACAGGGCGTGCTGCAACCCGACGCACCGGCCGTGTACATCTACCACCAGCACTATCCCCTGGGTCAGGAAACCAGAGTGAGAAAAGGGATTGTCTGCGCCGTAAAACTGGAGCCATATGAAAAAGGCATTGTCCTGCCCCACGAGGAAACCCTGCCCAAACACAAAGCCGACCGGCTGGCCCTGATGCAAGCCTGCCGGGCCAATTTCAGCCCCATCTTCGCGCTCTATGACGACGCCGCCTGCCGCCTGGAACAGCTGGCGGAGGCCAGGATTACCGGGCTGGAGCCCTGCCTGGACTTTATCGATGAGCAGGAACAGCGCCACCAGCTCTGGGCGGTGAGTGACCCCGGTATATTGCATGAGATTGCCGCTATCTTCGCCCCGCTGAAAGTTTACATTGCCGACGGACATCACCGTTATGAAACCGCCCTGCATTACGCCCACTTGCGCCGGCAGGAGGAAAACGTCTCGCCCGACCAGTTAGCGCCTTACGATTTTGTGATGATGACACTGGTCAACATGCACGATCCCGGTTTGGTCGTCCTGCCCACCCACCGCCTGGTGCGTAATGTGGAAAACTTTGATCTGGAGCTGTTTTTGAACGCCATCAGGGAGCATTTTGCGGTGGAAGAATATGCCGTCTCGCAATATCCGGGTGGCCTGCCGGCCTTCTTGCAGCAGATGAACGCAGTGCTGGCCCGCAGCAGCGAGAGCCGGCACCCGCACATTTTCGGCCTGTACGCAGGCCGGGACCGGTTGTTCAAATTGCAGTTAAAAGACGACGTAGACCTGGAAGGACTCTTACCGCCCGGACATTGCCCGGCCTGGAAGCAGTTGGACGTGGCCATACTGCACAGCCTGGTGCTGGAAAAGAGGCTGGGCATCGGCAGGCAGCAGCGGGAAGGCGAGAATTTCCTCACTTACACCAGGCAGGAAGAAGAAGCCCTGCAGCTGGTGGACAATGGAACATACCAGATGGTCTTTTTCTTAAATCCCACACTGGTGGGCGAGGTGATGGCCGTAGCGGCGGCCGGTGATAAAATGCCCCAAAAGTCCACTTATTTCTACCCCAAAATGCCCACCGGCCTGGTCATCAACAAACTGTAG
- a CDS encoding nucleotide pyrophosphohydrolase: MQLKEVQQIVDRWISQFAEGYWHPLAMLARLTEEVGELAREINHHYGQKPKKPGEPPGDIAMELGDILFILACYANSLNIDLEEAFRRVMDKYYQRDSSRWTRIKE; the protein is encoded by the coding sequence ATGCAATTGAAAGAAGTGCAACAGATTGTCGACCGCTGGATCAGCCAATTTGCTGAAGGATACTGGCATCCCCTGGCCATGCTGGCCCGCCTGACAGAAGAAGTGGGTGAACTGGCGCGGGAAATCAACCACCACTACGGCCAGAAACCCAAAAAGCCCGGTGAACCACCGGGCGATATTGCCATGGAACTGGGGGACATTTTGTTTATCCTGGCCTGCTATGCCAACTCATTAAATATTGACCTGGAAGAGGCATTCCGCCGGGTTATGGACAAGTATTATCAGCGGGATTCCAGCCGCTGGACCAGAATAAAAGAATAG
- the hpt gene encoding hypoxanthine phosphoribosyltransferase, translating to MHPDAREVLITEQQIANRVAELGRQISRDYAGREILVVGILKGAVLFLADLVRHIDVPVRLDFMAVSSYGATTDSSGVVQIIKDLEQSIEGRHVLIVEDIVDTGLTLKYLQDNLATRRPASLRICTLLDKPGRRKVPVQVDYNGFVIPDEFVVGYGLDYAERYRNLRDILVLKPEVYQK from the coding sequence GTGCACCCCGATGCCAGGGAAGTCTTAATTACCGAACAACAAATTGCCAACCGGGTGGCCGAGCTGGGGCGGCAAATCAGTCGGGACTACGCAGGTCGCGAGATCCTGGTGGTTGGTATCCTGAAAGGTGCCGTGCTTTTTTTAGCCGACCTGGTGCGGCACATAGATGTGCCCGTCCGGCTGGATTTCATGGCTGTTTCCAGCTATGGAGCCACAACCGACTCCTCCGGAGTGGTGCAAATAATTAAAGACCTGGAACAAAGCATTGAGGGCCGCCATGTACTCATAGTTGAAGATATTGTGGATACCGGTCTGACTTTAAAATATTTGCAGGACAACCTGGCTACCCGCCGGCCGGCCAGCCTGCGCATTTGCACGCTCCTGGACAAGCCGGGGCGGCGTAAAGTGCCGGTGCAGGTGGATTACAATGGATTTGTCATTCCCGATGAGTTCGTGGTGGGTTACGGTTTGGACTATGCCGAGCGCTACCGCAATTTGCGGGACATTCTGGTCTTAAAACCCGAGGTATATCAGAAATAA